In Venenivibrio stagnispumantis, a single window of DNA contains:
- the rnc gene encoding ribonuclease III, with translation MDEKVIKQFEDRINKIEAILGYNFKDKSNILSAITHRSFVAEYPEKIKDYEVLEFLGDAVLSLIVSEILIKQFPNAREGELSQLRSSIISEAYLSRLGRKISLTEIALVSKGELMQKGTERESLLCDVFEAIFGAIYVDCGYNISKPRAIFKKLFYKDLINDIKTGNIPRDYKSLLQIYTQKHFGIAPKYKLISEEGPEHSKIFTIECKISDKLTTSGKGKSKKEAETEAAKKAYIQLHKTSNTET, from the coding sequence ATGGATGAAAAAGTTATAAAGCAGTTTGAAGACAGAATTAATAAAATAGAAGCTATACTTGGATATAATTTTAAAGATAAATCCAATATATTATCAGCAATAACCCATCGCTCATTTGTAGCCGAATACCCGGAAAAAATAAAAGATTATGAAGTTTTAGAATTTCTCGGAGATGCAGTTTTATCTTTAATAGTAAGTGAGATACTTATTAAACAATTTCCAAATGCAAGAGAAGGAGAGTTATCACAACTTCGCTCTTCAATTATTAGTGAAGCATATCTTTCAAGGCTCGGTAGAAAAATAAGCCTTACAGAGATAGCACTTGTCAGCAAAGGTGAATTAATGCAAAAAGGCACAGAAAGAGAATCCCTTCTTTGTGATGTATTTGAAGCTATTTTTGGAGCTATATATGTAGACTGCGGATATAATATCTCAAAACCAAGGGCAATATTCAAAAAATTATTTTACAAAGATTTAATAAATGATATAAAAACCGGAAATATACCAAGAGATTATAAATCCCTTCTTCAAATATACACACAAAAACATTTTGGCATAGCACCTAAATATAAATTAATTTCAGAAGAAGGTCCGGAGCATAGCAAAATATTTACAATAGAATGTAAAATAAGTGATAAATTAACAACAAGCGGAAAAGGAAAATCAAAAAAAGAAGCAGAAACAGAAGCAGCAAAAAAAGCATATATACAGCTTCATAAAACAAGCAATACAGAAACATGA
- the dxs gene encoding 1-deoxy-D-xylulose-5-phosphate synthase has product MKILDKINDYKDLKNLTKEEINQLCEEIREYIIDVTSKNGGHIGPSLGTVELTIALLMAFDPEIDRIVWDVGHQTYTYKILTGRKEQFKTLRQYKGISGFSKIKESKYDHFGTGHSSTSISAALGMRVAKDLKKEEGYTIAVIGDGAMTAGEAFEGLNNAGWLDPSKFIVILNDNQMSISPNVGALYTYFNKIITNQVFQKPRQKLKEITEKLLGKKAVRLLRKIEEYTKGLFAPGIIFEELGFTYVGTIDGHNLFDLEKTLQNIKQMRGPILLHVITQKGKGYKFAEENPVTFHGVSPFDKISGLSIKKSSLPTYSKIFGDALVELAEKDEKIVAITPAMKEGSGLVEFSKRFPDRFFDVAIAEQHASTFAAGLAKEGLKPVVAYYSTFMQRAYDQVIHDVALQELPVIFAIDRAGLVGDDGPTHHGVFDIAYLRPIPNIIISAPKDEQELRNLLYTAINSNKVFAIRYPRGNAVGVNIEDFEKIEIGSWELLEEGKEIAILAVGKYVQRALEVRKLLKLKGINPTIINARFIKPMDEKLLKITLNNHKYIVTMEDGVLNGGFSSAVAEFMADYGYTNILIRFGIPDRFIEHGKTELLEKDLGLLPEQMADRILNRLINTVKKEA; this is encoded by the coding sequence ATGAAAATACTTGATAAAATCAATGATTATAAAGATTTAAAAAATTTAACAAAAGAAGAGATAAATCAGCTTTGTGAAGAGATAAGAGAATATATAATAGATGTTACTTCAAAAAATGGCGGGCATATAGGACCATCTCTTGGGACAGTAGAATTAACCATTGCATTACTTATGGCTTTTGACCCTGAAATAGATAGAATAGTATGGGATGTTGGACATCAAACATATACATATAAAATATTAACCGGTAGAAAAGAACAATTTAAAACATTAAGACAGTATAAAGGTATTTCAGGATTTTCAAAAATAAAAGAAAGCAAATACGACCATTTTGGAACAGGACATAGTAGCACATCAATATCTGCTGCACTTGGTATGAGGGTAGCAAAAGATTTGAAAAAAGAGGAAGGATACACCATAGCAGTAATAGGCGATGGAGCAATGACAGCAGGCGAAGCCTTTGAAGGATTAAATAATGCAGGATGGCTTGACCCATCTAAATTCATAGTAATACTAAATGATAATCAGATGTCTATATCTCCTAATGTTGGAGCTTTATATACATATTTTAATAAAATAATTACAAATCAAGTTTTTCAAAAGCCAAGACAAAAATTAAAGGAAATCACGGAAAAATTATTAGGAAAAAAAGCAGTAAGATTGCTCAGAAAGATAGAAGAATACACAAAAGGATTATTTGCACCGGGAATAATCTTTGAAGAACTCGGATTTACTTATGTTGGAACTATTGACGGACATAATCTATTTGACCTTGAAAAAACACTACAAAATATTAAACAGATGAGGGGACCAATTCTTTTGCATGTTATTACCCAAAAAGGAAAAGGATATAAATTTGCAGAGGAAAATCCGGTAACATTTCATGGTGTTTCTCCTTTTGATAAAATATCCGGTTTATCTATAAAAAAATCATCTTTACCAACATATAGCAAAATTTTCGGAGATGCTCTTGTAGAACTTGCAGAAAAAGATGAAAAAATAGTTGCAATTACTCCGGCAATGAAAGAAGGCTCAGGACTTGTAGAGTTTTCAAAAAGATTTCCTGACAGATTTTTTGATGTAGCAATAGCAGAACAGCATGCATCAACATTTGCAGCAGGACTTGCAAAAGAAGGATTAAAGCCGGTTGTTGCGTATTACTCAACATTTATGCAAAGGGCTTATGACCAAGTAATCCACGATGTAGCCCTTCAAGAATTACCGGTTATATTTGCAATAGATAGGGCAGGATTGGTAGGTGATGATGGACCTACCCATCATGGTGTTTTTGATATAGCTTATTTAAGACCTATACCGAATATAATAATATCAGCACCAAAAGATGAGCAAGAATTAAGAAATCTGCTTTATACTGCTATAAATAGCAACAAAGTATTTGCTATAAGATATCCAAGAGGGAATGCTGTTGGAGTAAATATTGAAGATTTTGAAAAGATAGAGATAGGCTCTTGGGAATTATTAGAAGAAGGAAAAGAGATAGCAATTTTAGCGGTAGGTAAATATGTTCAAAGAGCCTTAGAAGTAAGAAAATTATTAAAATTAAAAGGCATAAATCCAACAATTATAAATGCAAGATTTATAAAGCCGATGGATGAAAAGTTATTAAAAATTACCTTAAATAATCATAAATATATAGTTACAATGGAAGATGGAGTTTTAAATGGTGGCTTTTCTTCTGCAGTTGCCGAGTTTATGGCTGATTATGGATATACAAATATCTTAATCAGATTTGGAATACCGGATAGATTTATAGAACATGGAAAAACAGAACTCTTAGAAAAAGACCTCGGATTACTTCCGGAACAAATGGCAGATAGGATATTAAATAGATTAATAAATACAGTTAAAAAAGAGGCGTAA
- the fabG gene encoding 3-oxoacyl-[acyl-carrier-protein] reductase, translating into MIDFKGKTALITGSTRGIGKAIAVEFAKYGADVIITGRDKNTAQLVADNIKNEFNVNTYAIALDLSSDISSAIEEINKIGKIDILVNNAGITKDTLFIRMKEEDWLAVINTNLNGTFKITQAIVKNMIKQRYGRIINISSIIGFIGNIGQVNYATTKAGLIGFTKSLAKELASRNITVNAVAPGFIETDMTETLPVDIKENYLKQIPLGRFGKPEDVANVVLFLASDLASYITGEVIHVNGGMY; encoded by the coding sequence TTGATAGATTTTAAAGGAAAAACGGCTTTAATAACCGGTTCTACAAGAGGAATTGGTAAAGCAATAGCCGTAGAATTTGCAAAATATGGTGCAGATGTTATAATAACCGGTAGAGATAAAAACACAGCTCAGCTTGTAGCAGACAATATAAAAAATGAATTTAATGTAAATACATATGCAATAGCCCTTGATTTATCATCAGATATATCTTCAGCAATAGAAGAAATAAACAAAATCGGAAAAATAGATATATTAGTCAATAATGCCGGAATAACAAAAGATACCCTATTTATCAGAATGAAAGAAGAAGATTGGCTTGCTGTTATAAATACTAATTTAAATGGAACTTTCAAAATAACCCAAGCTATCGTAAAAAATATGATTAAACAAAGATACGGCAGAATAATAAATATAAGCTCAATAATAGGATTTATAGGAAATATAGGTCAGGTAAATTATGCTACTACAAAAGCAGGTTTAATCGGTTTTACAAAATCTCTTGCAAAAGAACTTGCATCAAGAAATATAACGGTAAATGCAGTAGCACCGGGATTTATTGAAACTGATATGACTGAAACACTTCCTGTTGATATAAAAGAGAATTATCTTAAACAGATACCTCTTGGCAGATTCGGAAAGCCGGAAGATGTTGCCAATGTAGTTTTATTTTTAGCTTCTGATTTAGCTTCTTATATTACCGGTGAAGTTATTCATGTAAATGGCGGAATGTATTAA
- the acpP gene encoding acyl carrier protein, whose translation MSIEQRVKEIIADQLGVDIESIKPESKFVEDLGADSLDVVELIMAFEEEFGIEIPDEDAEKISTVGDVLNYISSKKGA comes from the coding sequence ATGTCTATTGAGCAAAGAGTAAAAGAAATTATAGCTGACCAGCTTGGTGTTGATATTGAGAGTATCAAGCCAGAATCTAAATTTGTAGAAGACCTTGGAGCAGATTCATTGGACGTAGTAGAGCTTATTATGGCTTTTGAAGAAGAATTTGGAATAGAAATTCCTGATGAAGATGCAGAAAAAATATCAACAGTAGGAGATGTTTTAAATTATATATCTTCTAAAAAAGGAGCTTAA
- the aroC gene encoding chorismate synthase has protein sequence MGHLRFLNAGESHGPALTAIIEGIPSNLKISSEFINNELVRRQKGYGRGGRMKIEKDTAEILSGVRFGYTLGSPITLMIKNKDWENWTDIMSIEGSPVEKKQIIEPRPGHADLVGGIKYGFYDLRNVLERASARETTTRVAVGAICKQFLKEFGIEIGSYVLSIGEKSIKDKIEDMPLKERFEKAESSEIRIPLPELDQEFKDYIDKAKEDGESLGGIFEVFAIGVPIGLGSYVQWDRKLDGKIAQAFMSIQAIKCVEIGDGCRLSYLPGSMAHDEIFYDKEKGFYHKTNHAGGIEGGISNGEPIIVRAAMKPIPTLMRQKSLKSVNVITKEPFMAAKERSDITAVPAAAVVGEAMLAIVLTDAILEQFGNDNMNNIKKRYQDYIEYIKIY, from the coding sequence ATGGGACATTTGAGATTTTTAAATGCGGGAGAATCCCACGGACCGGCATTGACAGCTATTATAGAAGGAATACCTTCTAATTTAAAAATATCTTCTGAATTTATAAATAATGAGCTTGTAAGAAGACAAAAAGGATATGGCCGTGGCGGTAGAATGAAAATAGAAAAAGATACCGCAGAAATATTATCCGGCGTAAGATTTGGATATACCCTTGGCTCACCTATAACATTGATGATAAAAAACAAAGATTGGGAAAACTGGACTGATATAATGTCAATAGAAGGCTCACCGGTAGAAAAAAAACAGATAATAGAGCCAAGACCTGGACATGCAGATTTAGTTGGTGGAATAAAATATGGTTTTTATGATTTAAGAAATGTTTTAGAGAGAGCAAGTGCAAGGGAAACAACAACAAGGGTTGCAGTAGGAGCTATTTGCAAACAATTTTTAAAAGAATTTGGAATAGAGATAGGAAGTTATGTTTTATCTATCGGTGAAAAATCAATAAAAGATAAGATAGAAGATATGCCTTTAAAAGAAAGATTTGAAAAGGCAGAGAGTTCAGAGATTAGAATACCTCTACCGGAGTTAGACCAAGAGTTTAAAGATTATATAGACAAAGCAAAAGAAGATGGTGAAAGTCTTGGTGGTATATTTGAGGTTTTTGCAATTGGAGTGCCTATCGGTTTAGGCTCTTATGTCCAGTGGGATAGAAAATTAGATGGAAAGATTGCCCAAGCATTTATGAGTATTCAAGCTATAAAATGTGTAGAAATAGGAGATGGATGTAGGCTATCTTATTTACCCGGCTCAATGGCTCATGATGAAATATTTTATGACAAAGAAAAAGGATTTTATCATAAAACAAACCATGCCGGCGGTATTGAAGGCGGTATCTCAAACGGAGAACCAATAATTGTAAGAGCGGCTATGAAACCTATCCCAACATTGATGAGACAAAAATCATTAAAATCTGTAAATGTGATAACAAAAGAGCCTTTTATGGCGGCAAAAGAACGCTCAGATATAACAGCAGTTCCGGCAGCAGCAGTTGTAGGAGAAGCAATGCTTGCAATAGTTTTAACAGATGCCATATTAGAACAATTTGGTAATGATAATATGAATAATATCAAAAAAAGATATCAAGATTATATTGAATATATAAAAATTTATTAA
- the fabF gene encoding beta-ketoacyl-ACP synthase II, with translation MRRVVITGLGAVTPLGENVKEYWEGLINGKSGIDIIKRFDPVAYNLPVLIAGEVKNIDYSKYLDSKELKRMSDFVKFAVIAAKEAILDSGLDLEKIDKEKAGVIVGTGIGGLRDIEEQQMVLMEKGARRVSPFFIPSGISNMASGYISIEFGFKGPNSCVVTACATGTHSIGDAFKIIQRGDADIMIAGGTESAITPLGIAGFANMKALSTRNEEPTKASRPFDAERDGFVMGEGAGILVLEELEHAIKRGAKIYAEVVGYGMTGDAYHITAPCADADGAIRVMKMALNDARINPTEVDYINAHGTSTPLNDRVETHAIKEVFKEHAYKLKISSVKSMIGHLLGAAGAVEAVATALTIKHGIIPPTINYEHPDPYCDLDYVPNKAIEYPVKVAISNSFGFGGTNACLVFKAFE, from the coding sequence ATGAGAAGAGTCGTCATTACCGGTTTAGGAGCTGTAACACCGCTTGGAGAAAATGTAAAAGAATACTGGGAAGGTCTTATAAACGGCAAAAGTGGTATAGATATAATCAAAAGATTTGACCCTGTTGCTTATAACCTTCCTGTATTGATAGCCGGCGAAGTAAAAAATATAGATTATTCTAAATATCTTGACTCAAAAGAACTCAAAAGAATGAGTGATTTTGTTAAATTTGCAGTAATTGCTGCAAAAGAAGCTATCTTAGATAGCGGTTTAGATTTAGAAAAAATAGATAAAGAAAAAGCCGGTGTTATAGTCGGAACCGGTATTGGCGGACTCAGAGATATAGAAGAACAACAGATGGTTTTAATGGAGAAAGGAGCAAGAAGAGTATCTCCTTTCTTCATTCCATCTGGAATATCAAATATGGCTTCCGGATATATATCCATAGAGTTTGGATTTAAAGGACCAAATTCCTGTGTAGTTACAGCCTGTGCTACCGGAACCCATTCCATAGGAGATGCATTTAAAATAATACAAAGAGGCGATGCTGATATTATGATTGCCGGTGGAACAGAGTCAGCAATTACACCACTTGGAATAGCCGGTTTTGCCAATATGAAAGCCCTTTCTACAAGAAATGAAGAACCTACAAAAGCATCAAGACCATTTGATGCAGAAAGAGATGGCTTTGTAATGGGAGAAGGAGCAGGAATATTAGTACTTGAAGAGTTAGAACATGCTATAAAAAGAGGAGCAAAAATATATGCAGAAGTTGTTGGCTATGGAATGACAGGTGATGCATACCATATAACAGCTCCTTGTGCAGATGCAGATGGTGCAATCAGAGTTATGAAAATGGCTTTAAATGATGCAAGAATAAATCCAACAGAAGTAGATTATATTAATGCCCACGGAACATCTACACCTTTAAATGACAGAGTAGAAACTCATGCCATAAAAGAAGTATTTAAAGAACACGCATACAAATTAAAAATAAGCTCTGTAAAATCTATGATAGGACATTTACTTGGAGCAGCAGGAGCAGTAGAAGCAGTAGCAACTGCTTTAACTATAAAACATGGCATAATCCCACCAACAATTAATTATGAACATCCAGACCCTTATTGTGATTTAGATTATGTTCCTAATAAAGCAATAGAATATCCGGTAAAAGTTGCTATATCTAACTCATTTGGATTTGGCGGAACAAATGCTTGTCTTGTATTTAAAGCTTTTGAGTAA
- the nadA gene encoding quinolinate synthase NadA, with protein sequence MVITEKQVAEKINKLKKEKNAVILAHYYQRPEIQDIADYIGDSLELSRKAQQTDADIIVFCGVRFMAETAKILNPDKKVLHPNPESGCPMADMATVEGVLRLKKEHPDAVVVSYINTNADVKAVSDIIVTSRNAVKVVKSLHAKKIIFVPDQFLGSFVAKQIPEKEFILWKGFCPPHFNLSAKELLALKEKYPDAKIAVHPECNTDTAEIADFVGSTTQIIEYATTCEADTVIIGTEVGIEYALKKKNPNKKYIFPQAAEYCGVVHCCDMKKNTLDKVLQVLEEENNEIILDKELMEKARIPLEKMLSIS encoded by the coding sequence ATGGTAATAACCGAAAAACAGGTAGCAGAAAAAATAAATAAATTAAAAAAAGAAAAAAATGCTGTAATCCTTGCCCATTATTATCAAAGACCTGAAATACAGGATATTGCAGATTATATAGGAGATTCCTTAGAACTTTCAAGAAAAGCCCAGCAAACAGATGCTGATATTATAGTTTTTTGCGGTGTTAGATTTATGGCAGAAACTGCAAAAATATTAAATCCGGATAAAAAAGTTTTACATCCTAATCCGGAAAGCGGTTGTCCGATGGCAGATATGGCTACCGTAGAAGGAGTATTAAGATTAAAAAAAGAACATCCTGATGCAGTGGTAGTATCTTATATAAATACAAATGCAGATGTTAAAGCAGTATCAGATATTATAGTAACTTCAAGAAATGCAGTTAAGGTAGTTAAATCCCTACATGCCAAAAAGATAATATTTGTTCCAGACCAATTTCTGGGAAGTTTTGTAGCAAAACAAATTCCGGAAAAAGAGTTTATATTATGGAAAGGATTTTGCCCACCTCATTTTAATCTATCTGCAAAAGAACTTCTTGCTTTAAAAGAAAAATATCCGGATGCAAAAATAGCAGTTCATCCGGAATGTAATACAGATACGGCAGAAATTGCAGATTTTGTAGGTAGCACAACCCAGATAATAGAATATGCAACAACCTGCGAAGCAGATACGGTAATAATAGGAACAGAAGTAGGAATAGAATATGCTTTAAAGAAAAAAAATCCAAATAAAAAATATATATTTCCTCAAGCAGCAGAATATTGCGGTGTAGTCCATTGCTGTGATATGAAGAAAAACACCTTAGATAAAGTTCTACAAGTTTTAGAAGAAGAAAATAATGAGATAATTCTTGACAAAGAACTCATGGAAAAAGCAAGAATACCTCTTGAAAAAATGCTTTCTATTTCTTAA
- a CDS encoding DUF4911 domain-containing protein produces the protein MLSPELIQKLNNPPRKTINLVIKLNPEKMNFVSMVINGYDRIALPRTRNGKEGILDLIASPDFIDDLYLILEDLKKNYDPTLEIIEELGDNWIVAVK, from the coding sequence ATGCTATCACCGGAACTTATCCAAAAATTAAACAATCCACCAAGAAAAACTATTAACCTTGTTATTAAACTAAATCCGGAAAAAATGAATTTTGTATCTATGGTAATAAACGGCTACGATAGAATAGCTCTTCCAAGAACAAGAAATGGAAAAGAAGGAATTTTGGATTTAATTGCTTCACCGGATTTTATAGATGATTTATATCTTATATTGGAAGATTTGAAAAAAAATTATGACCCTACCCTTGAAATCATAGAAGAACTTGGAGATAACTGGATAGTTGCAGTTAAATGA
- a CDS encoding ArnT family glycosyltransferase: MAFFIFSANIGGLSIISLDEAKNASCAREMMERGDYIVPTFNYELRTDKPPMHYYFMIIAYKIFGVNEFSARFFSSIFGAFTVLITFLFGKKVFNEKIGFLSAIILISSMHTAIQFHLAVPDPYLIFFITSALFSFYLFYAEKKDIWLYIFYISIGLGILTKGLVAFVLPSTIIFLFLVYKKELKFIKDLKLFQGFVIISAISLPWYIAVWIKTDGVWIKEFLFKHNIERYSTTFEGHGGNFLLPVLFVLIGILPFSIFSIQSIFHLFKDKKDSLIYLFIAVALWIIFFSFSGTKLPNYTTPIYPALSIIIGNYLSNFEKNRFNTASIIFYILLTIILTFALFYFISQDKTLSYLSYNAFYFIILTIGAIIGLYFYLKDRFLYSFASLSLSSVLMIFLFFYYIFPKFDKESSVLYILPYIEKDKPVFYYKRFNPAFSFYLKKKIEEIKDFNNLKDINILTREEYLQEILEKGITVKKIIKKKDLFENHVSVLLVL, from the coding sequence ATAGCATTTTTTATATTTTCTGCAAATATAGGTGGTTTGTCAATTATTAGCTTAGATGAAGCAAAAAATGCATCCTGTGCAAGGGAGATGATGGAAAGAGGGGATTATATTGTCCCTACATTTAATTATGAACTCAGAACTGATAAACCACCAATGCATTACTACTTTATGATAATAGCATACAAAATTTTTGGAGTAAATGAGTTTTCTGCAAGATTTTTTTCTTCAATTTTTGGTGCTTTTACAGTATTAATAACATTTTTATTTGGAAAAAAAGTTTTTAATGAAAAGATAGGATTTTTATCGGCAATTATTTTAATTTCTTCTATGCATACTGCCATTCAGTTTCATTTAGCTGTCCCTGACCCTTATCTTATATTTTTTATAACTTCTGCTTTATTTAGTTTTTATCTTTTTTATGCAGAGAAAAAGGATATATGGCTTTATATCTTTTATATATCCATAGGACTTGGCATTTTGACAAAAGGATTAGTTGCTTTTGTTTTACCTTCTACAATTATATTTTTATTTTTGGTTTATAAAAAAGAGCTTAAATTTATTAAAGATTTAAAATTATTTCAAGGATTTGTAATAATATCAGCAATATCTCTTCCCTGGTATATTGCTGTTTGGATAAAAACCGATGGCGTTTGGATTAAGGAATTTTTATTTAAACATAATATAGAAAGATATTCTACAACTTTTGAAGGACATGGTGGAAATTTTCTTTTACCGGTTTTATTTGTTCTTATAGGTATTCTTCCTTTCTCTATTTTTTCTATTCAATCTATCTTTCATTTATTTAAAGATAAAAAAGATAGCCTTATATATCTTTTTATAGCAGTAGCTTTATGGATTATATTTTTTTCATTTTCCGGAACAAAACTTCCAAATTACACTACACCAATATATCCGGCTTTATCAATCATAATTGGAAATTATTTATCCAATTTTGAAAAAAATAGATTTAACACTGCTTCCATAATTTTTTATATTTTATTGACAATAATTTTAACTTTTGCATTATTCTATTTTATTAGCCAAGATAAAACTCTATCCTATTTATCTTACAATGCCTTTTATTTTATTATTTTAACAATTGGAGCTATTATAGGGCTTTATTTTTATTTAAAAGATAGATTTTTATATTCTTTTGCTTCTTTATCTCTTTCTTCTGTATTAATGATATTTTTATTCTTTTATTATATCTTTCCTAAATTTGACAAAGAATCTTCTGTTTTGTATATTTTGCCGTATATTGAAAAAGATAAACCGGTTTTTTATTATAAAAGATTTAATCCTGCATTTTCTTTTTATTTAAAGAAAAAGATAGAAGAGATAAAAGATTTTAATAATCTAAAAGATATAAATATCTTGACAAGAGAAGAGTATCTACAAGAGATTTTAGAAAAAGGAATAACTGTTAAGAAAATTATAAAGAAGAAAGATTTATTTGAAAATCATGTTTCTGTATTGCTTGTTTTATGA